ACACCCATTTTAAAAACATATTTTTACCATTTCTTATAAATTAAATTTTCAACACTCATTTTAAAAACATATTTTTACTATTTTTAAAACATCCCACTATTTTTTCAAGCAATTTTATATAAGAATAAATAGAATTAATAAGATATATTATAACATTAAGTAATGTTTAGTTAATATTAGATTAATTAATTCAAAATTTTCTAAATTGAAAGAGGTTAAAACATGAAAATTGCTATGGTTGGACAGTTTCCACCACATATTGGAGGAGTTGGAGTTCATATACACACATTATCAAAGGAATTGGTCAAGAAAGGTCATGAAGTGTATGTAATCACTTACCCTCACAAGGACATTAAGGATATTGATGGAATCCATGTTATAGGCACTAAAGGAGTTAACATTCCAGGACTTCGAGGATTATTCTTTGCAATCAATGCTAAAAGAGAGCTTAAGAAATTGATTGAAAGGGAAAACATAGACATTATCCACGGACATTATTTGCTCCCTGCAGGATGGGCAAGCGTAAAGGCTGGAAAATCAACCCACACCAAAACCTATGTAACTTCACATGGATCAGACATGTTTGAAACCTACAAAAAGCAAAAGTTCACAAGACCCCTCATCAATAAAGTGCTTAAGGATGCTGATGTGGTCCTTGCTGTAAGTGAAACTTTGAAAGAGGAAATCATAAAGACAAATATTCCAAATATTAAAGAAAAGACAAGATTGCACTGGAATAGTATAGATGTCAATAAGTTTAAAACTACAGAAGAAAACAAGGACAAATTTAAAAAAGAATTGGTTCAAGAATTCAACATAGATACAGACAAACCTATCATTTTATTTGTCGGAAATATAATTAAAAGAAAGAATGTTGAAGTGCTAATTGAAGCTAAAAAAGAAATGGGCATAGAAGCCAATCTTGTCATAGTTGGTGATGGGCCACAATCAAAAGAGCTTAAGGAAAAATGTGAAAAGGAAAATATTGAAAATGTTTACTTTACAGGTTCCAGAGGAGATGTCGAGGATATAATACCAAGCTGCGATCTTCTCGTATTGCCATCATTAAGCGAAAGCTTTGGGCTTGTACTCATTGAAGCATTATCCTGTGGAAAGCCAGTTATTGGAAGCAATGTTG
The DNA window shown above is from Methanobrevibacter ruminantium and carries:
- a CDS encoding glycosyltransferase family 4 protein, yielding MKIAMVGQFPPHIGGVGVHIHTLSKELVKKGHEVYVITYPHKDIKDIDGIHVIGTKGVNIPGLRGLFFAINAKRELKKLIERENIDIIHGHYLLPAGWASVKAGKSTHTKTYVTSHGSDMFETYKKQKFTRPLINKVLKDADVVLAVSETLKEEIIKTNIPNIKEKTRLHWNSIDVNKFKTTEENKDKFKKELVQEFNIDTDKPIILFVGNIIKRKNVEVLIEAKKEMGIEANLVIVGDGPQSKELKEKCEKENIENVYFTGSRGDVEDIIPSCDLLVLPSLSESFGLVLIEALSCGKPVIGSNVGGIKEIITEDVGLLIDPNDPSNLANAIDRVLSDEELMERFKSNARDRAKDFGETELPYDELN